CATGAAACCGGTCTGGAAGGCAAGGAGAGGAAACTAGTAAGCAGGGAGGACCCAAGGAACAAGTTTACAACTAGGAGAAAGAGAGTGAAGGTGGAGGTATCTTGGCTGGTGTGTCTGTCTGCTCTGTGGTATGTGCtcatcttcctctgctgcagctgctcaggggCAACTGAGCTGAGGCTCAGTGCGGCTCATCCGAACTCAACCATGGGATAATCTGCTCAAAGGACAAGCCTTTGTAGAAACATGAAGGTAGGGAGAAGCCTGACTTTGTAAAAGGgaagtttttattgttttgcttcagatttAGCCTTGCTTGATCAAGGGAAGGTGTTAAAgtcttttttgtagtttttttggTATACAAGGAATTTATTCATGCATTTATTCATGCGTAGTATTAGAGAATGCCACGGACACACTGCCTTTGCTTTGGCAACGCCATTTCTTTTACCAGTGGAGACATCCCTAGATTGTTCAAGAATTACTGTTGGTTTTGGAGACTCATTCTCAGTcttgtctttccttttgctATTTAGTGCCTGAAGAACAGCTGCACAACATCGATGAGTACGATCTCAACGTCGTCCGCCTCTGTTTCCAAGCTTTCCTCCCTGATGAACATGGCAACTACACATTAGCTCTTCCTCCTTTGATTTCCAACCCCATCTATGACAACAGTAAGTAACAACTCAGTCAAATGTGTTCCCCCCCTCACATTTCCCTCCCCCTCACTTTGAGATGAAAAACACCGGGACAGATTCTGAGGTTTTGAGCTCTTCGCTAGCCCTCTGGGGCACTTTGCTGGTTTGGGACTGTTTGATGAATGCTTAACACATGTGGCAAGATAGTTGGCATGCCCCTAAGATGATCCCAGAGTGAAGTGTTGGTATGCTGGAGTAGGATTGTCTGCTCCTGCTTTGGGCCAACTCACTGGTGCTTGCTTAGCCCTTGTTCACATACGCAGTAATAACTGCAGGGACCAGCCTGCTTCTGGCATGCCGGGCAGTTAACATGGTAATGAGATAGATGGCTGCCATATGACTGATACCTTGTCCAAGGACATCACCTAGTCTGTTTCTGCTGGTGAGAAGTCTTGTCTTCAACTTGTGAGGGCTCTCTGAATGACAATATTCAAGAGATACTTGAGAGGGCCGCTGTCTTAATGCTTTTATATAGCCCTTTTGTATCCTGTTCAGTTGCTGTTTTCAGTGTAGATGAAGGAAGAGGGGAACGTTTGGCTGCATTCCAGAAGGGTGCAGAAGTACAAGACACCTCTTCTTAATACCACGTTCCACACTCTGTGAAACCTGACTTCTGTATGGCTTTGGTTGAGGATTTTAGATTTCAGCGTTTGCTGaatttcttctggagaagaataGCGGAGGAGCTTAGGATcaacaaaaatccttttttgcactgatttttatttctgcagtattcCCGAGCCAGGTAATTAAGGTCAAGATCCATTATTTTAGCAGAAGCTACGGCTTAATCTGAGATCTGCATTTGATACTATTGATCTGCAGAATTTCGGTGATGCGCACGTAACCGTTAGGAAAATGTTTAATATGAACTCAGGCATTTTTTGTATTCCTAGGATTACCTAGAAGTTGAAATTGGCTGAGAGCACTTGTAGTAATAACTTGGGCTGAGAAAGAGCTGATACACGAGGTTTGCAGCTACGTCTCAGATGCCATTTAGAAATATGCCAAATCATGATTACTCGTCTGTGTTGATTGACGTCATTCTTTGCTAAGCTGCTGAAATGACAGATAGCTGCGTGGAGGGGAAGCTTGGGTTTTAATGTGGGTATATGTGGGCAGACTCTGATTCACTGGAGGTATCTAAAATCCTCCATGTAACATAGCAGCAGTGTAAATAAGATAAGTGCATAACTGCAGCCACGAATCATAAAAGTTATGCTGCTTTTGTCTGAAACAAGAGCagaatgtcttaaaaaaaagaaaagaaaaaaaagaaagcctttgtAAATCAGCTCTGTTGTAGAATACTGAGTAAAGTGAGCTTACCACTTTagataaatgataaaaatgtgtAGTACAGCGGGCTTGGGAATCCTGTGTTATTATTTCAAGCTTTTGCAGCCCTATTTAGATCAGAAGCAATAATATATTTAGAGCTTCCCTGAAAATCCCATTCTGGTTTTAAATCCAGCCTCTTCTTCGTTTTCTAACACCAGTCTCCTTGTGCTTTGGGTAGCGGGCGTAAATAAGAATAATCTGAATGCAACGTGGAAGCAGTGATGTTAGCAGAGACTGGAAGCTTACAGAATCCAGTACGAGAggcagtttctgttttctgtcgTTTTATAACGTTAACTGGTTTTGAACAAAAAATTTCCCGAGTGGTGTGTCTCACCACCCCCAGAACTCTTGGGAAGAGTCATAGAAAGCAGCTCACTGTTTCTGAGAAGTTGGGAAGAACGCGTTGTCCTGCTGCTGTCGAAAGCGGCAACGGTTCTTCCTTGATAAGCTCGTCCTTCCACGGACTCGTCGCCGAGGACACGCGGTCTGAGGGGTGAGGAACAGGAactgagcagagctgaagaGAGGGGGAGGTGGGGATGTGAGGTTGGGGGTGGTTGCGGCGTGGCGAAGTGGCCCCACGGCCTGCTTCCCTCTGCGGCTCCCACCCAGCTCgctgctcctgcccagcacTCCGGCTGATGGCAGCGGGGTGTCTGCTggtctttcctttttccttccttttagaCTCCTTGACAgtagtaaacagaaaaaaaaaaaacaaaacagcaaaccaCAGGTTAGAACACCTTCCCTAAAACCTGTTAAAAAACGTAGAGTGCCCTGATAGCATACAGAAGTGAAACCAAGGTAAAATTAAGCTTCTCCTTGCAATTCTTAATTTactcttcctttgaaaaatgaacaacTACGGTGCCAGTCATATGATCCTGTACTGCTTCTGGTatggttttctttcccctcccttcaAAGTTTCTGATTCACACACCGAGTGAAGCCTCATGAAGTCAGCGAGGCTGTAGCACCCGCTTCTATGGATGACGATGGTGATAATAGTCCAGGTAGTAACTGTGTGCCTGGGGTCTGGctaccagcagctctgctctgaacGTAGCCCGTGTGGTGCTGCAGGTTACCAACACAGGGCCCTGTAAGCTCAGGCAAGGATTGACTTAAACTGGCCGTCCAAAGTGCATTCTCCATTTCTTAAGTGTGATACTTTGAGTTCTGAGTTTCCTCTGTGTGcatggagcagggagctggacaGGGCCTACCTTGCAGCATCACATGGAGGGTATTTAAGTACATCTGGAGCTTTGATGGGGGCCTTGGAACAAAACCAGAGAAGATCACGGGACAGTGTTGTGTTGGGATTAGAGAGCAGGGAAGAATGCAGCAATTTAGGAGTGTGGTCACATGTGGTGGCAGAGAAATGGACGTCAGTTACTTTGTATGTTCAGTGGATTGGGGTTCTTAAAATGGGTATGTGCTCATACACTTGAAAGCATCAACACAGCACGTACCCACAGGAGGTGAACTTGAAGGTCTAGAGGGTTCTTCCGCTCTGgcctttttgtttggtttttgatTTTCTAACACTTATGAATCACTAGATTGTGACATTAGTGcccttttaaataaattgtgaCACCACCCACGAAGTGGCGAGGGACCTGCTCTTCCTTGCTTTAGCTCTCTGTCCGCATTCAccctgcagaaaagctgctgttgtTGAACTGAGCCAGACACAGCAGTTGTGCTGGGTGTACTGGGAAGGCTCGGGCGTAGCCACCAAGGCTGTTCAGACACAGTGTGCAGGCTTTGGTTGTGTTGCATTTATTGCGATGTGCAGTGCCATCAGAGGCTGTGCAGAGGGCAGCTCTCCGGCCAGAACTGTGCTGTGAATGCTGCCTGCAGTCAGCCACAGTCTGGAGctgaattttcagcatttttgagTGAAATCTGCTGCCCTGTGAGTGAAGGCCTGAATGTTAGATGGGGCAAGAGAGGAGAGGTTTGATAGCCGGATAAACCTATGAATAAAACTACAACCAGATACTTGAGGGTAATTTTCTTGACTTGCTAGCCCAGCATTTTCCAGAGAAGTGTGACTGCAACGTGTAACCAGTCACTCAGAAAACTGCTGTGAATTCTACAGCTTGAAGAAGGGCAGCAGCGCTGAGCACAGTTCTGTGACGTGGGGGAATATCTTGAGACTATTCTAGAACACTTAGGGAGTGTCACATCCCTCCCATAAGAGGAAAGTGGTTCTTTACAGGGAATGagtggcacagctgtgctggaatCTCTGAGATAAGTGACTGAGAGCAGTGAGAGTCATACTGCTTTGCTGACACGGGATCTGCGTGGAACATCAAGCCCTGCTGGAGTGATGTTTTTGGGGTGGATTTTGGGGTGTGCCACACTCCTCTGGCTGCTGAGTTCCCTTTGTGTACACGTTAACTCCCAGCACCTCCCCTTCAACGGAGGCAAAGTTACAGCGATTATTTATCATCAAACTTGCCTGTTTGTTTCCAGGAGCTCCCAACACAGCAGAACTGAGGATTTGCCGCGTGAATAAGAACTGTGGAAGCGTAAAGGGAGGAGACGAAATTTTTCTCCTGTGCGACAAAGTTCAGAAAGGTAACCTTGGCTAGGACTTCTTCCTCTTACTCCAAATGGCTAACACTACCACTTTCTAGCTGGGGAACTGAAACCCTGCCCTGTACTCCATGAAAGCGGTCTGCTTTTAGCTGAGCAGAATCAGTTTCAGGTTCGAGAGCTCTAAACACCTCTGAAAAACTCTCCGTGCCTTGAAGTCAAGCCATTTAATTTGCCTCTGAGTTCTGACTCCTTTCTTTGCTCCCCTCCCCACCTTTTCTGCTGCAAGTTCTCAGTTTTCTCCAGCTTAACAAgcatcttctgtttctgatgAACTAGATGACATAGAAGTCAGATTTGTCTTGGACAACTGGGAGGCGAAAGGCTCCTTCTCCCAAGCTGACGTTCATCGCCAAGTCGCAATCGTGTTCAGAACGCCGCCGTTCCTCAGAGACATCACGGAACCCATCACGGTGAAGATGCAGCTACGAAGACCTTCGGACCAGGAAGTCAGCGAGCCAATGGATTTCAGATACCTACCAGATGAAAAGGGTATGGCTCCCACTGGCTGGGTTTCTTAAAGGTTATTTTCAATGCGGAATTCTTGTTGATAATGAGCAGTAACTTattaagtaagaaaaaaaaaaatctgtacaatTATTACAATGTagattttggtgttttttctaaAACTAACAACAGCCAATCTGCTCTCTCTTCCAACGCAAATGTCAAGAGTTATGGTTAATAACACTACTTTGGCTTTTTAGAGTGTAGCcatatctaaaatatttttctttaaatacatttttactacAATAGGGAGCCACTAGACAAGGTTTAGAAACTTctttttacaaattatttcaagagAATTTTAATTGACACTGTTTTTCCTCCCCACTCCTTTCATTGTAGATCCATATGGTAACAAAGCAAAAAGGCAAAGATCAACGCTGGCTTGGCAAAAGCTCATACAGGACTGTGGTAAGGAAAATACTCGTCCTCTTTTTGTCTGAGTGAACTTGACAGTTACAAGgaatcattttatttaagaGCAAACATTCAAAGTAGATTCGTGCTTTCTTCTGTCCCAGGATCAGCTGTGACAGAGAGGCCAAAAACTGCTCCTATCTCCACTGTCAACCCTGAAGGAAAGCTGATTAAGAAAGGTAAATTTCTGCTCGTGTGTCAcaatccagcagcagctggaagcagacAGCGTCTGGCTGCCGGGGGGAGAGGCTGGCGCTTCCAGGAGGGGGCACCGAAGTtcccaaggcagcagcagtaCCAGGCTCTCACTCCTCCTCAGCTGGAACTTTCCCCAAGAGAGCACTATAGTCCCTTCAACATAAAGcttaaatgtaaatgaaatcaaaatgatATTGAAAGCCTCTTTAAGGATTACTTGCTTTAGTTTCTACTTACATGTAGCTTTAGTTAAGTACTGATTTTTCTCTAGGTTCAGACACTTTCCTTCAAATGTAAGGCTCAGTTCTGGGCCTCCCCATCTCTTTGCTTAGAACTTGTAATATTTTCTCAAGGTTTTCTTCCTGTAAGATGATAGTACTTTTGGCTATACGAAGTAAGCCCTCcattctttatttaaatgtagGCTGTCCCCATGGAGGGGAATGAGGCAGGTCGCTTTCTTGTTGCTGTCCAGAAATACGTTGTACCTGGACAGCATTTAAGCAAGTGCTGGTCCCCAGGTAATCACATTAAGCTAGCactggttttgcttctttttttccatttgtaacttaaaaaaaaaacaacataaaaaatggTGTAAGAGTGCAGTAATACCTTTCCTTTTCACAGAACCAAATATATTTTCACCTCCACTGATGCTGCCTGGGCTAGGAACGCTGGGCAGCTCCAGTCAGATGTACCCTGCATCCAGCCAGATGACCTCCCAGCCTGCACAGCTTGGCCCTGGGAAGCAGGACACGCTCccttcctgctggcagcagctgtacAGCTCCTCTTCAACCAGCAGCCTGCTCGGCGTGCACCCCCACAACAGCTTCACAGCAGAGATGCCTCAGCCCAAtgctcagggcagcagctctctcCCAGCTTTCCACGACAACCCACTGAACTGGCCTGACGAGAAGGATTCCGGTTTCTACAGGAATTTCGGCAGCACGAACGGGATGGGAGCACCGATGGCGTCAGCTGCAGACATGCAGAGCGCTTCCAGTAACAGCATCGTGCACGCCGCTCATCCGGGCAGTGCCGCCACAGCCAGCATCGTGAACATGGAGACCAATGACATGAACTGCGCCGGTCTCAACTTCGAAAAGTATACTCAGGTGTTAAATGTAAGCaaccacaggcagcagctccaccaCCAGCTGCCTGCAGCGTGTCCGCCCCTGACAGGCGCTGGCAGTGCTTCCTTCAGTTCACAACCAAATTCGGCCGATCCAGCCATTTACGGCAGCTTTCTAGAACAGGAAGTTTTAAGCGATTCGAGACTATCAGCCAACCCTCTCCAGAACCATCAGAACAGCCTTACCCTTCCAGATAACCAGTTCTATGACGCCGATGGTGTCCACGCCGATGAGCTCTATCAGTCTTTCCAGTTAGATACAAACATACTACAAAGCTATAACCATTGAGCCAGCTCTAGGCTGAGGTAGGCACATAGTTACTCCTTGGAAAAGCTCTAACTCACCCTTCTGCTGGAttccctgctttttctttcagaatgctACTATGCAAATCTCGTGGTATAACTTATAGTTCTGTATATATCCATCAGCCCAAAGACTGGTGCCCATGGAGTAGCATTTGGGGTGCTGTACCTTCACAGCTGCTCTCAAACATTTTTATAGTGTCGGAAAAGGGAATTACGGATACTTAAAGCATGGGGGACAAAAGCTGGTATCTTCAGAAGGGTCAAATCTCCAATAATTCACAGGGTTAATATTGTCTGGAAATAAAACGTTTTGCTATGGaaattaaattaacatttcGAAAGgacaaactagaaaaaaaactgcacgTGGGCACTCTAGTTCAGACTCACCTACCATTAATTCAACTTGCTTGAACGGTTCAGGTTTCTCATACCCTctttcacataaaatatttttctcctgaaacaaCATCAcgcattgattttttttttttttcgtattTCACCGCATTCCATTTGCTTTCAAGGCAAATTTACTCTAAAGAAATTTAATGACTATGTCATTGTTAGATATGTTTTAAAGACCGGAAGGTTTGAGTTTTTAAATAGTCCAGCTCTGTTGTAAATGCATCACTGCACAAAAGAACGAGCAGAAAGGAAGGACTTCTCTGCACTTCATCCCAAGTGCactattttaaatgataaaaaccCTGTTGCTTTAGGAATGGAGCATGCTGTTATTTCTCTGgaatttggttttttttttttttgtgtgtgtgtgtgtgtgtgtgtgtgtgtagccATGATGCACATTTTATTTGGAATTGCAGGAATGTATTGAGCCAAAGCACCTAGCTGTCCCTTCCCCAGATGGCCAGGCAGTTTCCTGCTATGCAAGTGACTGCTGACCggctcagctgcagctccccaacccccccccacccccctgcAGGAGGTGCAATGCAGCCCACTCCCGATGCGCTCTATCGACAACACGAGGCTGTTCCAATCACTGCTAATTAAAGACAGCCTTCAGTCCACGGTATTGAGAACGAGaatttcctctcttctgctgGCTTCCCGGTCTCCGCTCTGAGGCCTGAGGTGTCTGGCTAGGTAAGGCACTCGAGTCCGTGTTAGGGCTTTGCTATTTTACTACTAACGTACGAAGCAACTCAGCAAGGAATATatcagtgtatttatttaaacagcTGGTTATCGAGGCAGATACGGCTTAAGAACCTGATTTTTACTGTTTAGCTATCTACAAGTGCAC
The sequence above is drawn from the Numida meleagris isolate 19003 breed g44 Domestic line chromosome 3, NumMel1.0, whole genome shotgun sequence genome and encodes:
- the REL gene encoding proto-oncogene c-Rel, coding for MAGISEPYIEIFEQPRQRGMRFRYKCEGRSAGSIPGEHSTDNNKTFPSIQILNYFGKVKIRTTLVTKNEPYKPHPHDLVGKDCRDGYYEAEFGPERRVLSFQNLGIQCVKKKDLKESISLRISKKINPFNVPEEQLHNIDEYDLNVVRLCFQAFLPDEHGNYTLALPPLISNPIYDNRAPNTAELRICRVNKNCGSVKGGDEIFLLCDKVQKDDIEVRFVLDNWEAKGSFSQADVHRQVAIVFRTPPFLRDITEPITVKMQLRRPSDQEVSEPMDFRYLPDEKDPYGNKAKRQRSTLAWQKLIQDCGSAVTERPKTAPISTVNPEGKLIKKEPNIFSPPLMLPGLGTLGSSSQMYPASSQMTSQPAQLGPGKQDTLPSCWQQLYSSSSTSSLLGVHPHNSFTAEMPQPNAQGSSSLPAFHDNPLNWPDEKDSGFYRNFGSTNGMGAPMASAADMQSASSNSIVHAAHPGSAATASIVNMETNDMNCAGLNFEKYTQVLNVSNHRQQLHHQLPAACPPLTGAGSASFSSQPNSADPAIYGSFLEQEVLSDSRLSANPLQNHQNSLTLPDNQFYDADGVHADELYQSFQLDTNILQSYNH